The genome window GAGGTGCAGGCCCAGGTGGCAGAGCTGAAGGCCCAGCTGAGGTCTGAGCAGCAAAAAGCAACCGAGAGAGAAACGGTGGCCCAGGAGAAGGCCCAGCTCCAGGAGCAGGTCCGGGCCCTTGAGGAGTCCTTGAAGGTCACCAAGGGCAGCCTGGAAGAGGAGAAGCGCAGGGCTGCAGACATCCTGGCAGAGCAGCAGCGATGCATCTCCAGGCTGGAGGCAGAGACCCGGAGCCTGGTGGAGCAGCACAGGCAGGAACAGAAGGAGCTGGAAGAAGAGAAGGCTGGGCGCAGGGGGCTGGAGGCCCGATTACAGCAGCTCGGGGAGGCCCATCAGGCCAAGACAGAAGCCCTGCGGCAGGAGCTGGCCGAGGCCATAGCCTCCCAGCGCGAGGCCGAGAGTGAGTGTGAGCAGCTTGCCAAGGAGGTGGCCACCTGGCGTGAGCGGTACGAGGACAGCCAGCAAGAGGAGGCGCAGTATGGCGCCATATTCCAGGAACAGCTGATGACCCTGAAGGAGGAATGCGAGAAGGCCCGCCAGGAGCTGCAGGAGGCAAAGGAGAAGGTGGCAGGGATAGAGGCCCACAGTGAGCTCCAGATCGGCCGGCAGCAGAGTGAGCTTGCTCAGCTTCACGCCAGCCTGGCCAGGGCCCTGCAGCAGGTCCAGGAGAAGGAGGTCAGGGCCCAGAAGCTCGCAGACGACCTATCTGCTCTGCAGGAGAAGATGGCTGCTACCAGCAAGGAGGTGGCCCGCCTGGAGGCCTTGGTGCGCAAGGCGGGTGAGCAGCAGGAGACGGCCTCCCAGGAGCTACTCAAGGAGCCGCCCAGGGCAGGAGACAGAGAGTCGGAGTGGCTGAAAGAGCATCAGGGACGCCCGTTCTGCAGCACGCAGGCTGCACTGCAGGCCATGGAGCGTGAGGCAGAGCAAATGGGCAGTGAGCTGGAGAGGCTGCGGGCCGCGCTGATGGAGAGCCAGGGGCAGCAGCAGGAGGAGCGTGGGcagcaggagagggaggtggcACGGCTGACCCAGGAGCGGGGCCGGGCCCAAGCCGACCTTGCCCTGGAGAAGGCCGCCAAGGCAGAGCTTGAGATGCGGCTGCAGAATGCCCTCAATGAGCAGCGTGTGGAGTTTGCCGCCTTGCAGGAGGCACTGGCCCACGCCCTGATGGAAAAGGAGGGGAAGGATCAGGAGCTGGCCAAGCTTCGTGGGCAGGAGGCAGCCCAGGGGGCAGAGCTGAAGGAGCTTCAGCAAACCATGGAGCGACTGAAGGAACAGCTGGCCAAGAAAGAGGAGGAGTGCCCACAGTCTCTAGGGATGGCCAGCCGAGAAGACGCTTCCGGGTCGGGAGCCCAGTCTGAGGCTACTGGAAAGACAGAGCAAAAAGGCCCGGAGCTGGAGGCTCTGCGGGCAGAGGTGAGCAGGCTGGAGCAGCAGGTCCGCGAGTACCAGGAGAAGGCCTCCAGCCTGGAGCGCAGCCTCGAGGCTGAGCGCACCTCCCACGCGGAGCGGGCCGGTGCTCTGGAGACTTTGCGGGGCCAGTTAGAGCAGAAGGCCCAGGAGCTGGGGAGCGGTCAGGACACCTTAGCCTCAGCCCAGAGGGAGCTGGCCACCCTCCGCACCAAGGTCCAAGAGCACAGCAAGGCTGAGGATGGGTGGAAGGCACAGGTGGCCCGGAGTCAGCAGGAGGCTGAGAGGAAAAACAGCCTCATCAGCAGCTTGGAGGAGGAGGTGTCCATCCTGAACCGCCAGGTGCTGGAGAAGGAAGGCGAGAGCAAGGAGTTGAAGCGGCTGGTTATTGCCGAGTCAGAGAAGAGCCAGAAGGTGGAAGAGAGGCTGCGTCTGCTCCAGGCAGAGACGGCCAGCAGCAGCGCCAGGGCTGCAGAACGCAGTTCTGCTCTGCGGGAGGAGGTCCAGACCCTCCGGGAGGAGGCGGAGAAACAGCGGGTGGCTTCCGAGAGCCTGAGGCAGGAGCTGGCCTCGCAGGCAGAGCGAGCAGAAGAGCTGGGCCAAGAGTTGAAGGCCTGGCAGGAGAAGTTCTTCCAGAAGGAGCAGGCCCTCTCTTCCCTGCAGCTTGAGCACACTAGCACGCAGGCCCTGGTGAGCGAGCTGCTGCCCGCTAAGCACCTGTGCCAGCAGCTGCAGGCTGAGCAGGCAGCCACTGAGAAACGCCATCGAGAGGAGCTGGAGCAGAGCAAGCAGGCAGCTGGTGGGCTGCGGGCGGAGCTGCTGCGGGCCCAGCGCGAGCTCGGGGAGCTGGTGCCCCTGCGGCAGAAGGTGGCGGAGCAGGAGCGAGCAGCCCAGCAGCTGCGGGCAGAGAAGGCCAGCTACGCAGAGCAGCTGAGCATGCTGAAGAAGGCTCATGGCCTGCTGGCGGAGGAGAACCGGGGGCTGGGCGAGCGGGCCAACCTCGGCCGGCAGTTTCTGGAAGTGGAGCTGGACCAGGCCCGGGAGAAGTACGGCCAAGAGCTGGCAGCTGTGCGTGCTGAGGCTGAGACCCGTCTGGCCGAGATGCAGCGGGAAGCACAGAGTACTGCCCGGGAGCTGGAGGTGATGACTGCCAAGTACGAGGGTGCCAAGGTCAAGGTCCTGGAGGAGAGGCAGCGTTTCCAGGAGGAGAGGCAGAAACTCACTGCCCAGGTGAGGCACCCAGCTCAAGCACGCCCCCAGAGAGCAGACTTGCGAGAGGGGGACATTGTCCCTCTGCACTCCTGGGCCTCCGGCTCCCACTGATTAGAGTGTCTTGTCTCCCAACACTCACTGGGTGGCAGAGGAAGAGAGGTGGCTGGTAGAGTACAAGTCTGTTGCCCCCCGTTGGCCTACAGAAAATACCAATAGCCTCTTCTTCTCTGAAGCCTCTGTCCCTGGAGAGTCAGGCTGCAAAGGCCATCAGCCCATTGAGGCACACAGTCGTGAGGAGGCGCACTTGGCAGTGGAGGCCCCGAGAACCACCGGCAACTAGAATGAGCCAAGCTAgcatttacaaaaatttttagACGTCTAGTTCCATGGGAGGAAGATTCGAGCCTCAGTGAGGTCAGCCTGGCACCAGGGCCGGTGCCTCTTTGGCCCCTATCTCACGCTGTCTCCATTGCTCCTTCCCATGCACAGGTGGAGCAGCTAGAGTTATTTCAGAGAGAGCAAACTAAGCAGGTAATGCCTGAGGTCCTCGCTAAATGCTGGCTCCTTAAGCGGTGACTGGTCTCGGTGCATGACCCCGGCTGCAGCTTGCCTCCGCTGGCTCCTGTTGTGAACTGTTTGTGAAGGGGGCAGGGTCAAGCCGTGGAACCCAGGCCCAGGCCGCCCCAGAGTGCGGTGTGCTAGGGTCTCTCTCAGGCCTCATCCACACGCATCCCAGGTCGGCCTCTCCACTTTTCTTCTGTGCTTTCATCGCTTGTCAGGGATGAGGGGTAAGGGTAGGCTTCATCTTTCCCATACCAGATCCAGTGACAGACTGCTCTTGGGATTCCCAAACCTCCAAGTCCTGCTCCGAGTTTGGGTACTCAACTGTGGGGACTCGCAGGATGCCCACAGGCCTTGTTTAACACAGGCCTCttctttcccacagaaaccagaAAGATGATGTGCAGGAGGTCCCCACAGATTAGGGGGGTTGTGAGCTCAGGACGCCTGCCCATCACCTTCTGGGGTTTTAACCCCGAGCATGAAATAGAGATGTCTGGGAGCAGGAAGGCCAAGATTGAGAGGAGCAGGAGGGGCTTCCACAAGACAGAGGAGGTGAGGTCTGGCTGCCTCGCCCTCACAAGGATCTCTGTGCTGCCCTAGACGTCAAAGCTATCGAACTGGTATTTAGTGGGAGCACCCTTTCCACCACTCCTCCTACCCTGTCGCCTCAGGCCTGCTGAGTTggcccttctctcctcccatcacCTCCTCCGAGGAGCCTGAGATGATGGGGAAGGTCAAACCGAATAGCAAACAGTTAGCAATGGAGCCCTTGCCTCTCGCCTTTGCTGATCACGCTGGAGCTCCTGGAATGCCTGGGAGAGCCAGGAGTGTTTGTGGCTGTTATGCTCCCTCtcgtcccctccctcccttcactcTTCCTCTctgtgggagtggggtgggctTGGAGTACGTGTGCCGCCCCTGCTCTCCTATTCCAGCAGCCTGACCTCCAGTGCTAATCACAGCAGCCACACCGCTAGCGCCAACCCTAACGGCTTGTGGATATTGGGAAGAGGTCTGAGCATCTGGATTTTGCTCTGGCCGTTTCTGGGAGGAGCGGGGATGGGTTTTCATTGAGTACGTCTGCTGGAGTGGTAGACTGGGTCCCCTGGTCCTGTCCCGCCCGAGAAGGTTGGGCCTGGGAACGGCAGCGGCAGTAGGGCATGGTGAGGTGTCAGCTCCTCAATCGGCTctgctgtctctgtctctgcagGCAGAGGTTGGAGGTGAGCACAGGCAGGTGGCTCTGGCAGCACTTGAGTTGGGTCACATCACTCACGTCCTGCTGACCAGCCTGGGCAGCAGGCCGTTCCCTAATTAGAGGccagagaaaggacctgagttTCTTCTTCCAGGAACACTGGGGACTGGTGTGGGGAGAACCCCGTAATTTGTCTGGACATTAGGGGAAGGCCTCCTGAGTCTTGTCTTCTGcttttccctccctgccccaggtgGAAGAACTGAGTAAGAAGCTAGCTGACCATGACCAAGCCAGCAAGGTGCAGCAGCAGAAGCTGAAGGTGGGACAGCTTGGGGATGGGCCTGCCCTCTGCTGGCCTCAGGTCGAGCGGGGAGGCAAGGTGCTAAGCCCCTGGGTTGGGGCACCCTGGAGCCTGGCAGCCTCAGGAGCCCTGCCTGTGCCTCTGGGAGCTCTCGAGGGAGGACCAGAGTGGCTCCCAACCCGAAGACCTTCACTGTCTgctacagtagccactagccatgtgtggttatttaaattgaaattaaatttaaaattcagtttctcagttgcactagccacaatTCCGCTGCTCAGTAGCCgtgtgtggctagtggctgccgtaCTGGACAGGGCAaatcagaacatttccatcattgcagaaagttcaaTTGGGTTGCACTGCTAAATCTCAGGGAGGAGCGTCAGTAACGTTTAATATTACAATGCAATTTAATATTCTTAATGCTTTCAGCGATGTCACCTTCTTTggtttaatatttgcttttttgcAGCTCTAGGCTTCACAGCTTTTAGTTAGGGGCAAAGGAGTTTGGCACCAGTGGCCCTGGGAGGGTCACAGGAGTTGGTGGGAGGTCAGAGCTTTGTTTCCCCAGCTCACTGCCATGTACTCCACACCATGTCACAGTTACGTGATAAACAGATGCTTATTACACTCTTCTTAGGGGCCTTCCTGGTGCTGGGAGATGTGGAGAGGTAAGGCTGGATGGCCCTGTCCAGTGCCTGCTACAGACGTAGTATTTGCTGGTGTTGTAGGTGGACAGAGAATCTGCCACAGGCCCTGCTCCCAAGGAGTCTATGGTCTGGATAGGAGGCAGTGCCGGCATCATAAATGAACCcacacaggctttggagtcaggtggACCAAGGTTCAAGTCTTAACTCTGCTGTTTAGTTACTGTGATCCTGGTCAATTTGCTTTCAAGCTCtgagctcagtttcttcatctctgaagTGGAGATAGTTAGTTCCCAGAGTGGTTTTGAGGAGAAATGAATTCATGTGTCCTCAGCACACATGCTGTGTGCCCAGCTCCATGCTCTGCACCCTGGTGTTCCCTGGGGATCCGTGCCCTTCCTCCTCGGGGAGACTGTACTcatggagagagagtgagatggtTTGTGCCTGGTCTCAGAAGGCAAACGCAGGCTGCCAGAACTCTTCCAGAAATGGCATTAGCTGGATAGGAAAAGCTCCTAGAGAAGGTGCACTTCGAGGGGTGTGTGGTTTTGGTAGGCTGGAGTTGGGAGGGGGTAAAAGGTCTTTTTGTGTGTCCTGAGAGGATAGGCAGGAGTCTGAAAACATCCATGGAGCCCAGGAGGCTATGGATTCGGGTGGAGCAAACAGACCAGCAGCCCTGATCAGCCTTTCTCGTGCTTTccaggcccagggaggtgagAGCCAGCAAGAGGCCCAGCGCCTCCAGGCCCAGCTGAACGAGCTGCAGGCCCAGCTGAGCCAGAAGGAGCAGGCGGCTGAGCACTACAAGCTGCAGGTGAGGAGCCTGGTCCTGCCCACCTGGCCCACCccactccagccccacccacccacctgccctTCTGCCCACCCAGATGGAGAAGGCCAAGACTCATTATGATGCCAAGAAGCAGCAGAACCAAGAGCTGCAGGAGCAGCTGCGGGGCCTGGAGCAGCTGCAGACAGAGAACAAGGAGCTGCGGGCTGAAGCGGATCGGCTGGGCCGGGAGCTGCAGCAGGCTGGGCTGAAGACCAGGGAGGCCGAGCAGACCTGCCGTCACCTCACCGCCCAGGTGTGCAGCCTGGAGGCACAGGTAGGGCTCTGGCTGCACTGACGCCCTCACCTCTGTCATGCTGGGCCCCGTGCTCTCCTCTCCTCAGCCACCCCTGCTTAAGCCTCCCTTCACTCTCCCTCGGCCCTCTCCTTCCCAGGTTGCCCATGCTGACCAGCAGCTTCGGGACCTGGGCAAGTTCCAGGTGGCGACTGACGCCTTAAAGAGCCGGGAGTCCCAGGCTAAGCCTCAGCTGGACTTGAGCATTGACAGCCTGGATCTGAGCTGTGAGGAGGGGACCCCACTCACTATCACCAGGTCAGGAGgcacccttcctccctctgtctgTTGTCCATTGAGCGCCCACTGTTCTGTCAGGCTGTATCCTGGGCACTGGGGCTGTGAGATAAATAAGACGTGAACCCTTTGCCCTCTGGAAGCTTATTcttagagaagaataaagaaagtaTTAGAGGTATTAGGCCAGATGTTTGTATATAGCACAGTGGGAGTAAATAAAAATGAGTGGTCagaaaaggcttcatggaggCTGTCACTCCTGCTCTGAGTCTTGAAAGAAGCCGTAGGGGTGTGTCTGATGGACGGAGGAGAGTGGTGAGAGCAGAGGCCGAGAAAGAGCCTGGATGGGCTGGAACATGAAGTTGGAAGGGCTCGGGCCCAAGTCCCCGAGGACCAGCTGGACTCCCCACTGAGTGGGGAGTGAGCACGTGTGTTGAGGAGCACATGGTCAGGTTTGCATCTTAGAAAGCCTATCCTGATAGGGCAAAACTGAgactttaataaaaacaataaatgtgtttttataaatgttaaacACTTaggtgtgtcagacactgttatAAACAcctgaaaaatattaattcatttatcccTTAACAACTCTGAGGAAGAGTCTATGATTATCTCCTTTCACAGATGAAACTGGGGCAGAG of Balaenoptera ricei isolate mBalRic1 chromosome 8, mBalRic1.hap2, whole genome shotgun sequence contains these proteins:
- the NUMA1 gene encoding nuclear mitotic apparatus protein 1 isoform X1 translates to MTLHATRAAALLSWVNSLHVADPVEAVLQLQDCSVFLRIIDSIHGTDEGQQILQQPVPERLEFVCSFLQKNRKHPSSPECLMSVQKVMEGSELELAKMTMLLLYHSSMSSKSPRDWEQFEYKIQAELAVILKFVLDHEDGLNLNEDLENFLQKAPVPSPCSSTISEELSPPSHQAKREVRFLELQKVASSSGNNFLSGSPASPMGDILQTPQFQMRRLKKQLADERNNRDELELELAENRKLLTEKDAQIAMMQQRIDRLALLNEKQAASPLEPRELEELRGKNESLTIRLHETLRQCQDLKTEKSQMDRKINQLSEENGDLSFKLREFASHLQQLQGALNELTEEHSQATQEWVEKQTHLEKELGTALQDKKCLEEKNEILQGKLSQLEEHLAQLRENPPREKGEVLGDVLQLETLKQEAATLGADNTQLQARVEVLETELGQREAKLLAERSHFEEEKQQLTSLIAELQGSLSHLGQAKEELEQASQAQGARLSAQVATMTSELATLNATVQQRDQELAGLKQQAQTEQAQLAQTLQQQEQASQSLRQQVEQLSSSLKQKEQQLEEAAKEQKATRRDYTQQLATAAEEREASLRERDVALQQLEVLEKEKAAKLEVLQQQLQAASEARDSAQTSVTQARREKAELSQKVEELHAHVEAAHQERCEVQAQVAELKAQLRSEQQKATERETVAQEKAQLQEQVRALEESLKVTKGSLEEEKRRAADILAEQQRCISRLEAETRSLVEQHRQEQKELEEEKAGRRGLEARLQQLGEAHQAKTEALRQELAEAIASQREAESECEQLAKEVATWRERYEDSQQEEAQYGAIFQEQLMTLKEECEKARQELQEAKEKVAGIEAHSELQIGRQQSELAQLHASLARALQQVQEKEVRAQKLADDLSALQEKMAATSKEVARLEALVRKAGEQQETASQELLKEPPRAGDRESEWLKEHQGRPFCSTQAALQAMEREAEQMGSELERLRAALMESQGQQQEERGQQEREVARLTQERGRAQADLALEKAAKAELEMRLQNALNEQRVEFAALQEALAHALMEKEGKDQELAKLRGQEAAQGAELKELQQTMERLKEQLAKKEEECPQSLGMASREDASGSGAQSEATGKTEQKGPELEALRAEVSRLEQQVREYQEKASSLERSLEAERTSHAERAGALETLRGQLEQKAQELGSGQDTLASAQRELATLRTKVQEHSKAEDGWKAQVARSQQEAERKNSLISSLEEEVSILNRQVLEKEGESKELKRLVIAESEKSQKVEERLRLLQAETASSSARAAERSSALREEVQTLREEAEKQRVASESLRQELASQAERAEELGQELKAWQEKFFQKEQALSSLQLEHTSTQALVSELLPAKHLCQQLQAEQAATEKRHREELEQSKQAAGGLRAELLRAQRELGELVPLRQKVAEQERAAQQLRAEKASYAEQLSMLKKAHGLLAEENRGLGERANLGRQFLEVELDQAREKYGQELAAVRAEAETRLAEMQREAQSTARELEVMTAKYEGAKVKVLEERQRFQEERQKLTAQVEQLELFQREQTKQVEELSKKLADHDQASKVQQQKLKAQGGESQQEAQRLQAQLNELQAQLSQKEQAAEHYKLQMEKAKTHYDAKKQQNQELQEQLRGLEQLQTENKELRAEADRLGRELQQAGLKTREAEQTCRHLTAQVCSLEAQVAHADQQLRDLGKFQVATDALKSRESQAKPQLDLSIDSLDLSCEEGTPLTITSKLPRTQPDGTSIPGEPASPISQRLPPKVESLESLYFTPIPARGQPPLESSLDSLGDVFLDSGRKTRSSRRRTTQIINITMTKKLDVEEPDSANSSFYSTQSAPASQAGPRAASSTQSLARLGSPDDGNSALLSLPGYRPTTRSSARRSQAGVSSGAPPGRNSFYMGTCQDEPEQLDDWNRIAELQQRNRVCPPHLKTCYPLESRPSLSLPTITDEEIKTGDPRETLRRASMQPTQIAEGAGITTRQQRKRVSSEPHQGPGTPESKKATTCFPRPMTPRDRHEGRRQSTTEAQKKAAPAVVKQADRRQSMAFSILNTPKKLGNSLLRRAASKKAPSKASPNPRSGTRRSPRIATTTASAATAAAIAAATATPRAKGKAKH
- the NUMA1 gene encoding nuclear mitotic apparatus protein 1 isoform X3, translating into MTLHATRAAALLSWVNSLHVADPVEAVLQLQDCSVFLRIIDSIHGTDEGQQILQQPVPERLEFVCSFLQKNRKHPSSPECLMSVQKVMEGSELELAKMTMLLLYHSSMSSKSPRDWEQFEYKIQAELAVILKFVLDHEDGLNLNEDLENFLQKAPVPSPCSSTISEELSPPSHQAKREVRFLELQKVASSSGNNFLSGSPASPMGDILQTPQFQMRRLKKQLADERNNRDELELELAENRKLLTEKDAQIAMMQQRIDRLALLNEKQAASPLEPRELEELRGKNESLTIRLHETLRQCQDLKTEKSQMDRKINQLSEENGDLSFKLREFASHLQQLQGALNELTEEHSQATQEWVEKQTHLEKELGTALQDKKCLEEKNEILQGKLSQLEEHLAQLRENPPREKGEVLGDVLQLETLKQEAATLGADNTQLQARVEVLETELGQREAKLLAERSHFEEEKQQLTSLIAELQGSLSHLGQAKEELEQASQAQGARLSAQVATMTSELATLNATVQQRDQELAGLKQQAQTEQAQLAQTLQQQEQASQSLRQQVEQLSSSLKQKEQQLEEAAKEQKATRRDYTQQLATAAEEREASLRERDVALQQLEVLEKEKAAKLEVLQQQLQAASEARDSAQTSVTQARREKAELSQKVEELHAHVEAAHQERCEVQAQVAELKAQLRSEQQKATERETVAQEKAQLQEQVRALEESLKVTKGSLEEEKRRAADILAEQQRCISRLEAETRSLVEQHRQEQKELEEEKAGRRGLEARLQQLGEAHQAKTEALRQELAEAIASQREAESECEQLAKEVATWRERYEDSQQEEAQYGAIFQEQLMTLKEECEKARQELQEAKEKVAGIEAHSELQIGRQQSELAQLHASLARALQQVQEKEVRAQKLADDLSALQEKMAATSKEVARLEALVRKAGEQQETASQELLKEPPRAGDRESEWLKEHQGRPFCSTQAALQAMEREAEQMGSELERLRAALMESQGQQQEERGQQEREVARLTQERGRAQADLALEKAAKAELEMRLQNALNEQRVEFAALQEALAHALMEKEGKDQELAKLRGQEAAQGAELKELQQTMERLKEQLAKKEEECPQSLGMASREDASGSGAQSEATGKTEQKGPELEALRAEVSRLEQQVREYQEKASSLERSLEAERTSHAERAGALETLRGQLEQKAQELGSGQDTLASAQRELATLRTKVQEHSKAEDGWKAQVARSQQEAERKNSLISSLEEEVSILNRQVLEKEGESKELKRLVIAESEKSQKVEERLRLLQAETASSSARAAERSSALREEVQTLREEAEKQRVASESLRQELASQAERAEELGQELKAWQEKFFQKEQALSSLQLEHTSTQALVSELLPAKHLCQQLQAEQAATEKRHREELEQSKQAAGGLRAELLRAQRELGELVPLRQKVAEQERAAQQLRAEKASYAEQLSMLKKAHGLLAEENRGLGERANLGRQFLEVELDQAREKYGQELAAVRAEAETRLAEMQREAQSTARELEVMTAKYEGAKVKVLEERQRFQEERQKLTAQVEQLELFQREQTKQVEELSKKLADHDQASKVQQQKLKAQGGESQQEAQRLQAQLNELQAQLSQKEQAAEHYKLQMEKAKTHYDAKKQQNQELQEQLRGLEQLQTENKELRAEADRLGRELQQAGLKTREAEQTCRHLTAQVCSLEAQVAHADQQLRDLGKFQVATDALKSRESQAKPQLDLSIDSLDLSCEEGTPLTITSKLPRTQPDGTSIPGEPASPISQRLPPKKLDVEEPDSANSSFYSTQSAPASQAGPRAASSTQSLARLGSPDDGNSALLSLPGYRPTTRSSARRSQAGVSSGAPPGRNSFYMGTCQDEPEQLDDWNRIAELQQRNRVCPPHLKTCYPLESRPSLSLPTITDEEIKTGDPRETLRRASMQPTQIAEGAGITTRQQRKRVSSEPHQGPGTPESKKATTCFPRPMTPRDRHEGRRQSTTEAQKKAAPAVVKQADRRQSMAFSILNTPKKLGNSLLRRAASKKAPSKASPNPRSGTRRSPRIATTTASAATAAAIAAATATPRAKGKAKH
- the NUMA1 gene encoding nuclear mitotic apparatus protein 1 isoform X2 — translated: MTLHATRAAALLSWVNSLHVADPVEAVLQLQDCSVFLRIIDSIHGTDEGQQILQQPVPERLEFVCSFLQKNRKHPSSPECLMSVQKVMEGSELELAKMTMLLLYHSSMSSKSPRDWEQFEYKIQAELAVILKFVLDHEDGLNLNEDLENFLQKAPVPSPCSSTISEELSPPSHQAKREVRFLELQKVASSSGNNFLSGSPASPMGDILQTPQFQMRRLKKQLADERNNRDELELELAENRKLLTEKDAQIAMMQQRIDRLALLNEKQAASPLEPRELEELRGKNESLTIRLHETLRQCQDLKTEKSQMDRKINQLSEENGDLSFKLREFASHLQQLQGALNELTEEHSQATQEWVEKQTHLEKELGTALQDKKCLEEKNEILQGKLSQLEEHLAQLRENPPREKGEVLGDVLQLETLKQEAATLGADNTQLQARVEVLETELGQREAKLLAERSHFEEEKQQLTSLIAELQGSLSHLGQAKEELEQASQAQGARLSAQVATMTSELATLNATVQQRDQELAGLKQQAQTEQAQLAQTLQQQEQASQSLRQQVEQLSSSLKQKEQQLEEAAKEQKATRRDYTQQLATAAEEREASLRERDVALQQLEVLEKEKAAKLEVLQQQLQAASEARDSAQTSVTQARREKAELSQKVEELHAHVEAAHQERCEVQAQVAELKAQLRSEQQKATERETVAQEKAQLQEQVRALEESLKVTKGSLEEEKRRAADILAEQQRCISRLEAETRSLVEQHRQEQKELEEEKAGRRGLEARLQQLGEAHQAKTEALRQELAEAIASQREAESECEQLAKEVATWRERYEDSQQEEAQYGAIFQEQLMTLKEECEKARQELQEAKEKVAGIEAHSELQIGRQQSELAQLHASLARALQQVQEKEVRAQKLADDLSALQEKMAATSKEVARLEALVRKAGEQQETASQELLKEPPRAGDRESEWLKEHQGRPFCSTQAALQAMEREAEQMGSELERLRAALMESQGQQQEERGQQEREVARLTQERGRAQADLALEKAAKAELEMRLQNALNEQRVEFAALQEALAHALMEKEGKDQELAKLRGQEAAQGAELKELQQTMERLKEQLAKKEEECPQSLGMASREDASGSGAQSEATGKTEQKGPELEALRAEVSRLEQQVREYQEKASSLERSLEAERTSHAERAGALETLRGQLEQKAQELGSGQDTLASAQRELATLRTKVQEHSKAEDGWKAQVARSQQEAERKNSLISSLEEEVSILNRQVLEKEGESKELKRLVIAESEKSQKVEERLRLLQAETASSSARAAERSSALREEVQTLREEAEKQRVASESLRQELASQAERAEELGQELKAWQEKFFQKEQALSSLQLEHTSTQALVSELLPAKHLCQQLQAEQAATEKRHREELEQSKQAAGGLRAELLRAQRELGELVPLRQKVAEQERAAQQLRAEKASYAEQLSMLKKAHGLLAEENRGLGERANLGRQFLEVELDQAREKYGQELAAVRAEAETRLAEMQREAQSTARELEVMTAKYEGAKVKVLEERQRFQEERQKLTAQVEELSKKLADHDQASKVQQQKLKAQGGESQQEAQRLQAQLNELQAQLSQKEQAAEHYKLQMEKAKTHYDAKKQQNQELQEQLRGLEQLQTENKELRAEADRLGRELQQAGLKTREAEQTCRHLTAQVCSLEAQVAHADQQLRDLGKFQVATDALKSRESQAKPQLDLSIDSLDLSCEEGTPLTITSKLPRTQPDGTSIPGEPASPISQRLPPKVESLESLYFTPIPARGQPPLESSLDSLGDVFLDSGRKTRSSRRRTTQIINITMTKKLDVEEPDSANSSFYSTQSAPASQAGPRAASSTQSLARLGSPDDGNSALLSLPGYRPTTRSSARRSQAGVSSGAPPGRNSFYMGTCQDEPEQLDDWNRIAELQQRNRVCPPHLKTCYPLESRPSLSLPTITDEEIKTGDPRETLRRASMQPTQIAEGAGITTRQQRKRVSSEPHQGPGTPESKKATTCFPRPMTPRDRHEGRRQSTTEAQKKAAPAVVKQADRRQSMAFSILNTPKKLGNSLLRRAASKKAPSKASPNPRSGTRRSPRIATTTASAATAAAIAAATATPRAKGKAKH